Proteins encoded in a region of the Streptomyces violaceoruber genome:
- a CDS encoding trimeric intracellular cation channel family protein, which produces MSTEPAPLLALDLTGTFAFGLNGALTAVRAARLDVVGVVVLGMITALGGGVIRDVLIDSLPPAAFLDWRYYTLAAAGGLLAFAVSRHLRRLEPAITVLDAVGLSTFAVIGASKALDAGLAVVPAMLLGVITAVGGGTIRDTLVGRIPTVLRTGLYAIPALAGAAVTVATTETGLYGLPAALGAAAVCFLIRMLGLHFGINAPEPPETRPSGGGTRRHK; this is translated from the coding sequence ATGAGCACCGAACCCGCTCCGCTGCTCGCCCTCGACCTGACCGGCACGTTCGCGTTCGGGCTGAACGGGGCGCTGACCGCGGTGCGGGCCGCCCGGCTGGACGTGGTCGGGGTGGTGGTGCTCGGGATGATCACCGCGTTGGGCGGCGGGGTCATCCGGGACGTGCTCATCGACTCGCTGCCGCCCGCCGCATTCCTGGACTGGCGTTACTACACGCTCGCCGCCGCCGGTGGCCTGCTCGCCTTCGCCGTCAGCAGGCACCTGCGCCGGCTGGAACCGGCGATCACCGTGCTCGACGCGGTCGGACTGAGCACCTTCGCGGTGATCGGCGCGAGCAAGGCGCTGGACGCCGGGCTGGCCGTCGTACCGGCGATGCTGCTGGGCGTGATCACCGCGGTGGGCGGAGGGACGATCCGCGACACCCTGGTCGGCCGGATCCCGACGGTGCTGCGCACCGGGCTGTACGCCATCCCCGCCCTGGCAGGCGCGGCGGTGACGGTCGCGACCACCGAGACCGGGCTGTACGGCCTCCCGGCCGCGCTCGGAGCGGCGGCGGTCTGCTTCCTGATCCGCATGCTCGGCCTGCACTTCGGCATCAACGCTCCGGAGCCGCCCGAGACGCGTCCGTCCGGTGGCGGAACACGGCGCCATAAGTAG
- a CDS encoding M20 family metallopeptidase: protein MSDTARTVLAGLGSVRSDLEDLYQDLHRHPELGLREHRTAKKAAESLRRSGYDVTEGVGGTGVIGVLANGDGPVVMARADMDALPVRERTGLPYASTATVTDEDGREQPVMHACGHDVHVTSLVGCARLLAGHRDDWRGTFVALFQPSEENGAGARAMVEDGLTDRSPRPDVVLAQHVLPYPAGYVGTRAGSFLSAADSLRVTVHGRGAHGSAPQASVDPVVIAASVVVRLQTVVSRELAATTPAVVTVGSIHAGSGPNVIPDRAVLELNVRTYDDATRTQVLDAIKRIVRAECEASRSPREPEFERLSTFPPTVNDEEPTRRVAEAFGVYFGDDAHTVELQTASEDMSEIPGAFGVPFTYWAIGGTDPDRYAEAARKGTVAQDIPVNHSAAFAPVVQPTLDTGVSALTVAALAWLGDGDRAA, encoded by the coding sequence ATGAGTGACACCGCCCGGACCGTCCTCGCCGGCCTCGGCTCCGTCCGCTCCGACCTGGAGGACCTCTACCAGGACCTGCACCGGCACCCCGAACTCGGTCTGCGGGAGCACCGCACGGCGAAGAAGGCGGCGGAGTCCCTGCGGCGGAGCGGCTACGACGTCACCGAGGGCGTCGGCGGCACCGGCGTGATCGGGGTCCTCGCCAACGGGGACGGCCCGGTGGTCATGGCCCGCGCCGACATGGACGCCCTCCCGGTGCGCGAGCGGACCGGCCTCCCGTACGCCTCCACCGCGACGGTGACCGACGAGGACGGCCGGGAACAGCCGGTGATGCACGCCTGCGGCCACGACGTGCACGTGACCTCCCTGGTCGGGTGCGCGCGGTTGCTGGCCGGGCACCGGGACGACTGGCGGGGCACCTTCGTCGCCCTCTTCCAGCCCTCCGAGGAGAACGGCGCCGGCGCCCGCGCCATGGTCGAGGACGGTCTCACCGACAGATCGCCCCGCCCCGACGTCGTCCTCGCCCAGCACGTCCTGCCGTACCCCGCCGGGTACGTCGGCACCCGCGCGGGGTCCTTCCTGTCCGCCGCGGACAGTCTCCGGGTGACCGTGCACGGCCGGGGCGCGCACGGTTCGGCGCCCCAGGCGTCGGTCGACCCCGTGGTGATCGCCGCATCGGTCGTCGTACGGCTGCAGACCGTCGTCTCCCGCGAGCTGGCCGCCACCACGCCCGCCGTGGTGACCGTGGGCAGCATCCACGCCGGCAGCGGCCCCAACGTCATCCCCGACCGGGCCGTCCTGGAGCTCAACGTCCGTACGTACGACGACGCCACCCGCACCCAGGTCCTGGACGCGATCAAGCGCATCGTCCGGGCCGAGTGCGAGGCGTCCCGCTCCCCCCGGGAACCGGAGTTCGAGCGGCTCTCGACCTTCCCGCCCACCGTCAACGACGAGGAGCCGACCCGGCGCGTCGCGGAGGCGTTCGGCGTGTACTTCGGCGACGACGCGCACACCGTCGAGTTGCAGACCGCCAGCGAGGACATGAGCGAGATCCCGGGGGCCTTCGGGGTGCCGTTCACGTACTGGGCGATCGGCGGCACCGACCCGGACCGCTACGCCGAGGCCGCCCGCAAGGGAACCGTCGCCCAGGACATCCCGGTCAACCACAGCGCCGCCTTCGCCCCCGTCGTCCAGCCGACCCTGGACACGGGCGTGAGCGCGCTGACGGTGGCCGCGCTGGCCTGGCTCGGCGACGGCGACCGGGCCGCCTAG
- a CDS encoding MerR family transcriptional regulator has product MNGATPPHSIGELSARTGVSVRTIRFYSDTGLLPPTDRTPAGYRRYGEAALDRLHLIGVLRELDVGLTTVRRVLDGDLTVAEVAAAHADATALQIRALRLRHSVLRLVARRDASPEETVLMHRIARLTSDERRRLIADFIAALEAGTPHARDAAAALRTALPELPDEPSDAQLAAWVELAELVADDGFRERMARAALPPADEDVLPGVAPEAVAELVPFVRQTVAGARAAGIDPEGDEAAPVVDAVTARFAAVLGRPDGPELREWLAGRFEAGHDPLVERYWRLVWTLNDWQVVPGHLPFQPWMAQALRRPGRVSPSRR; this is encoded by the coding sequence ATGAACGGCGCGACGCCCCCGCACTCGATCGGTGAACTGTCGGCCCGTACCGGCGTGTCCGTACGGACGATCCGGTTCTACTCGGACACCGGACTGCTGCCTCCCACCGACCGCACCCCGGCCGGCTACCGCCGATACGGCGAGGCGGCCCTGGACCGGCTCCACCTCATCGGCGTCCTGCGGGAGCTGGACGTCGGCCTCACCACGGTCCGCCGCGTCCTGGACGGTGACCTGACCGTCGCCGAGGTCGCCGCCGCGCACGCCGACGCCACCGCCCTCCAGATCCGCGCGCTGCGGCTGCGGCACAGCGTGCTGCGGCTCGTTGCCCGCCGCGACGCCAGCCCCGAGGAGACAGTTCTCATGCACCGGATCGCCCGCCTCACCTCCGACGAACGTCGGCGCCTGATCGCCGACTTCATCGCCGCACTGGAGGCCGGCACGCCCCACGCCCGCGACGCCGCCGCCGCCCTGCGCACCGCCCTGCCCGAACTCCCCGACGAGCCCTCCGACGCCCAGCTCGCCGCGTGGGTGGAGCTGGCCGAACTCGTCGCCGACGACGGTTTCCGCGAGCGCATGGCCCGTGCGGCCCTCCCGCCCGCCGACGAGGACGTGTTGCCGGGGGTGGCCCCCGAGGCGGTGGCGGAACTCGTCCCCTTCGTCCGGCAGACCGTCGCCGGGGCGAGGGCGGCGGGCATCGATCCGGAGGGCGACGAGGCCGCCCCGGTCGTCGACGCCGTGACGGCGCGCTTCGCCGCCGTACTCGGCCGTCCGGACGGCCCGGAGCTGCGGGAGTGGCTGGCCGGGCGGTTCGAGGCGGGACACGACCCGCTCGTCGAGCGGTACTGGCGCCTGGTCTGGACCCTCAACGACTGGCAGGTCGTCCCCGGTCACCTGCCCTTCCAGCCCTGGATGGCCCAGGCCCTTCGCCGGCCCGGCCGGGTCAGCCCCAGTCGCCGTTGA